From Miscanthus floridulus cultivar M001 chromosome 15, ASM1932011v1, whole genome shotgun sequence, the proteins below share one genomic window:
- the LOC136508135 gene encoding probable serine/threonine-protein kinase At1g09600 isoform X2, whose product MVICCQLQRLARKTAKIGLSAINSFKKKALHLMGCLCSKGTKDDANATSGRRTPSRKSDSAADAVSNNGGTAVLNAKTKEKLSGGEKVVVALDARISSGNNAELKGLSGEHVVTGWPSWLINVAPKAVEGWLPRRADSFEKLAKIGQGTYSIVYKARDLESGKIVALKKVRFVNMDPESVRFMAREIHILRRLDHPNVIKLEGIVTSRVSQNLYLVFEYMEHDLAGLVATPGLKLTEPQIKCFVQQLLHGLDHCHKNGILHRDIKGSNLLIDSNGILKIGDFGLAISYDPNNPQPLTSRVVTLWYRPPELLLGATEYGAAVDMWSTGCIVAELFASKPIMPGRTEVEQIHKIFKLCGSPSENYCKKSKVPETAMFKPQQQYRRCVTETLKDLPPSAVLLIDSLLSLEPEVRGTAASALQSDFFRNKPLACDPSSLPKLPPSKEYDVRLRQEEARRQRNVALGGRGAESIKPGNENHVASRAIDIAAEVKQPTHNTSKSTCEKFNTEDSVPGFRVEPRALPTSMQVPECGTTWNNTGGYADHRSVLGRVYSSVRVARKKGSSNSNIPQYDAADLRNGIEITDHNQQADRPVSSQKDQQEDHGRKYKRIHYSGPLMPPGGNIDEMLKEHERHIQEAVRKARLSKGSK is encoded by the exons ATGGTCATTTGTTGTCAACTGCAGAGATTAGCAAGAAAAACTGCAAAAATTGGTCTCAGTGCAATTAACTCGTTCAAGAAGAAGGCATTGCATCTTATGGGCTGCCTTTGCTCCAAAGGCACCAAAGATGATGCCAATGCCACTTCTGGACGCAGAACACCATCAAGGAAAAGTGACTCTGCTGCTGATGCAGTTTCGAACAATGGCGGTACAGCAGTGCTTAATGCAAAGACCAAAGAAAAATTGTCTGGTGGAGAAAAAGTAGTAGTAGCTTTAGATGCTAGGATCAGCAGTGGTAACAATGCAGAGTTGAAGGGGCTCTCTGGTGAGCATGTAGTTACTGGTTGGCCATCTTGGCTCATAAATGTGGCACCTAAAGCAGTAGAAGGCTGGTTGCCTCGGCGAGCAGATTCATTTGAGAAATTGGCCAAG ATTGGGCAAGGAACTTACAGTATTGTGTATAAAGCCCGGGATCTCGAATCTGGGAAGATTGTTGCACTAAAAAAGGTGCGGTTTGTCAACATGGATCCTGAAAGCGTGCGCTTTATGGCTAGAGAAATCCACATTCTTCGAAGACTGGATCATCCGAATGTCATAAAGCTTGAAGGGATTGTAACATCTCGTGTGTCGCAGAACCTCTACCTTGTCTTCGAGTACATGGAACATGACCTTGCCGGTCTTGTTGCAACTCCAGGCCTCAAGCTCACTGAGCCGCAG ATAAAATGCTTCGTTCAGCAGCTGCTTCATGGCCTCGATCATTGCCACAAAAACGGGATTCTACATAGGGATATCAAAGGCTCAAACCTATTAATTGACAGCAATGGAATACTCAAGATTGGAGACTTTGGCTTGGCAATATCATATGATCCCAACAATCCGCAACCACTGACAAGCCGTGTTGTGACATTATGGTACAGACCACCGGAGCTTTTGCTGGGTGCCACAGAGTATGGTGCTGCGGTGGATATGTGGAGCACAGGATGCATTGTGGCAGAATTGTTTGCTAGCAAACCAATCATGCCAGGAAGAACTGAG GTGGAGCAAATTCACAAGATCTTTAAGCTATGTGGCTCCCCAAGTGAgaattattgcaagaaatcaaAGGTGCCAGAAACAGCAATGTTCAAGCCTCAGCAGCAATATAGGCGGTGTGTTACCGAGACTCTCAAAGATTTACCCCCTTCAGCTGTACTTCTCATAGACTCATTGCTTTCACTAGAACCAGAAGTTCGTGGAACAGCCGCCTCAGCTCTTCAAAGTGAT TTTTTCAGAAACAAACCACTTGCTTGCGACCCTTCAAGCCTTCCAAAACTCCCACCAAGCAAAGAGTATGATGTTAGACTTAGGCAAGAAGAAGCGAGGAG GCAAAGAAATGTGGCACTTGGCGGGCGAGGAGCTGAATCTATCAAACCTGGAAATGAGAATCATGTAGCCAGTCGCGCCATTGATATTGCTGCTGAAGTTAAG CAACCCACACATAACACTTCGAAGAGCACCTGTGAGAAGTTCAACACCGAGGACAGTGTGCCAGGGTTCCGGGTAGAGCCGCGGGCATTGCCAACCTCAATGCAGGTTCCTGAATGTGGAACCACATGGAATAACACGGGGGGTTACGCCGATCATCGTTCGGTTCTCGGTCGTGTTTACAGCTCTGTTCGTGTTGCGAGGAAGAAAGgatcatcaaattcaaatataCCACAGTATGACGCTGCAGATTTGAGGAATGGTATTGAGATTACTGATCACAACCAGCAAGCAGATAGGCCTGTCTCTTCTCAGAAGGACCAGCAGGAG GACCATGGAAGAAAGTACAAAAGGATCCACTACTCTGGGCCATTGATGCCACCAGGTGGGAACATCGATGAGATGCTCAAGGAGCATGAGAGGCACATCCAAGAAGCGGTGCGCAAAGCGCGCCTCTCTAAGGGAAGCAAATAG
- the LOC136508136 gene encoding putative methyltransferase At1g22800, mitochondrial isoform X1 — protein MMDMSADMVKKWRESENATGDEPETHFVVGDEEFLPIKESSQDLIISCLGLHWTNDLPGAMIQCRLALQPDGLFLAAILGGEALKELRIACTVAQMEREGGISPRMSPLAQVRDAGNLLTRAGFTLPGVDVDQYTVKYNNALEFVEHLRAMGETNALFQRNPVLKRDTALATAAIYQSMFGLEDGSIPATFQVIYMTGWREHPSQQKTKRRGSATISFSDIQKQFGPSEN, from the exons ATGATGGACATGTCAGCCGACATGGTGAAGAAGTGGCGAGAGTCAGAGAATGCCACTGGTGACGAACCTGAGACGCACTTTGTTGTCGGTGATGAGGAGTTCCTTCCAATCAAAGAGAG TTCACAGGATTTGATAATAAGCTGTCTTGGACTTCATTGGACAAATGATCTACCTGGAGCAATGATACAG TGTAGGCTAGCGTTGCAACCTGATGGCCTTTTTCTGGCAGCAATTCTTGGTGGAGAAGCACTGAA ggaGCTTAGAATTGCATGCACAGTTGCTCAAATGGAACGCGAAGGAGGCATCAGTCCTCGAATGTCCCCTTTAGCACAA GTCCGTGATGCAGGAAACCTTTTGACAAGGGCAGGTTTCACCCTTCCAGGAGTTGATGTTGATCAGTATACCGTTAAATACAATAATG CTTTGGAATTTGTTGAACATCTTAGAGCAATGGGGGAAACAAATGCTCTCTTTCAAAGAAATCCT GTGTTGAAAAGGGATACAGCCTTGGCAACGGCAGCAATTTACCAGTCAATGTTTGGGTTAGAAGACGGATCTATTCCTGCAACCTTTCAA GTAATTTACATGACTGGCTGGAGGGAGCATCCATCACAGCAAAAGACTAAGAGAAGGGGTTCTGCGACCATATCATTCAGTGATATACAGAAACAATTTGGTCCCAGTGAGAACTGA
- the LOC136509220 gene encoding pentatricopeptide repeat-containing protein At1g71460, chloroplastic-like yields MPSMASSAASSSSLAAISHPHFLPTKPVPPPKPLTHPLPARRPPSPQLVGAASTPRTSQAELRPDSKNAPALSAELRRLARAGRLPSALSLLDHLSHRGVPATASAFAALLSACRSLPHARQIHAHLRVHGLDTNEFLLARLVELYLALGATDDARGVLDGMQQHGASATAYSWNALLHGHVRRGRGKAAGPVADAFAEMRAAGGDANEYTYGCVLKSISGSARPSMTMATATHATLVKNAFAGAPGMLMTGLMDVYFKCGKVKLAVRVFEEMPERDVVAWGAAIAGFAHKGMKKEALEHFRWMVEDGVKVNCVVLTSIVPVIGELRVRNLGREVHGFVLKKFGDRKDVAKVQAGLVDMYCKCGDMISGRRVFYSSKKRNAVSWTALMSGYASNGRSDQALRCIAWMQQEGIRPDLIAVGTVLPVCTKLKALREGKQLHAYALRRWFLPNVSLCTSLITMYGTCDHLEYSHRVFHDMDKKTVQAWTALVDAYLRNGDPLTAINLFTSMLLTNRRPDAVAITRMLSACCDIGALRLSKEVHGQVLKLRMEQLPLVAAEVVNMYGRCGDLKAAQRVFNRTESKGSMTCTAIIEAYAVNQRHKEALHLFTWMLSNKFVPTRATFDVVLKICDAAGLHDEALGIFNSMVQEYNLETSQENFDCIIRLLTGAGRISEAQRFADLKSTLFNLPTPVLNSEQD; encoded by the coding sequence ATGCCATCCATGGCGTCTTcggcagcctcctcctcctccctcgcaGCAATTAGCCACCCCCATTTTCTCCCTACCAAGCCCGTCCCCCCTCCTAAACCACTCACCCACCCGCTCCCCGCGCGGCGTCCACCCAGCCCGCAGCTCGTCGGCGCCGCCTCCACCCCCCGCACCTCCCAGGCGGAGCTCCGTCCGGACTCCAAGAACGCCCCCGCGCTGTCCGCCGAGCTCCGCCGCCTCGCGCGCGCGGGGCGGCTACCGTCCGCGCTCTCCCTCCTCGACCACCTCTCCCACCGTGGCGTCCCGGCCACTGCCTCCGCCTTCGCCGCGCTCCTCTCTGCCTGCCGCTCCCTCCCGCACGCGCGCCAGATCCACGCGCACCTCCGCGTCCACGGGCTGGACACCAACGAGTTCCTCCTCGCCAGGCTCGTCGAGCTCTACCTCGCGCTCGGCGCCACTGACGACGCGCGCGGGGTGCTCGACGGGATGCAGCAGCACGGCGCGAGCGCGACTGCCTACTCGTGGAACGCGCTCCTGCACGGGCACGTCCGCCGGGGACGCGGCAAGGCGGCGGGCCCCGTCGCCGACGCGTTCGCGGAGATGCGCGCCGCGGGGGGCGACGCCAACGAGTACACGTACGGCTGCGTGCTCAAGTCCATCTCCGGGAGCGCCAGGCCGTCGATGACCATGGCCACCGCCACGCATGCGACGCTCGTCAAAAACGCTTTCGCGGGCGCGCCCGGGATGCTCATGACTGGGCTCATGGACGTCTACTTCAAGTGCGGGAAGGTGAAGCTCGCGGTGAGGGTGTTCGAGGAGATGCCTGAGAGGGACGTGGTCGCGTGGGGGGCAGCCATTGCTGGGTTCGCACACAAGGGGATGAagaaggaggccttggagcattTCCGGTGGATGGTGGAGGATGGGGTCAAGGTGAATTGTGTGGTGCTCACGTCAATTGTGCCCGTCATTGGAGAGTTGCGGGTGCGCAACTTGGGTAGAGAGGTTCATGGATTTGTGTTGAAGAAATTCGGAGATCGTAAAGATGTTGCAAAGGTCCAGGCGGGCTTGGTTGACATGTACTGCAAATGCGGTGATATGATCTCAGGTAGGCGAGTGTTCTATAGCAGCAAGAAGAGGAATGCTGTGTCGTGGACAGCTTTGATGTCTGGGTATGCATCCAATGGTAGGTCAGACCAGGCACTGAGGTGCATAGCTTGGATGCAGCAAGAAGGAATCAGGCCAGACCTCATTGCTGTGGGGACTGTTCTCCCAGTCTGCACAAAGTTGAAAGCCCTGAGGGAGGGGAAGCAGCTCCATGCATATGCTTTAAGGAGGTGGTTCTTGCCCAACGTCTCGTTATGCACATCACTGATCACCATGTACGGCACATGTGATCACTTGGAATACTCTCACCGAGTATTCCATGATATGGACAAGAAGACTGTACAAGCTTGGACTGCATTGGTTGATGCTTACCTCAGGAATGGAGACCCATTAACTGCTATTAATTTGTTCACATCTATGCTGCTGACAAACCGCAGGCCTGATGCTGTTGCCATCACCAGGATGTTGAGTGCCTGCTGTGATATTGGAGCATTACGACTCAGCAAGGAAGTGCACGGTCAGGTGCTAAAGTTGCGGATGGAACAACTCCCTTTAGTTGCAGCAGAAGTTGTAAACATGTATGGTAGGTGTGGAGACCTCAAAGCAGCACAGAGGGTTTTTAATCGAACAGAGTCCAAGGGATCCATGACCTGCACTGCGATAATAGAAGCTTATGCAGTCAACCAACGCCATAAGGAGGCGCTGCATCTCTTTACTTGGATGCTGTCAAACAAATTTGTTCCTACCAGGGCCACATTCGATGTGGTTCTGAAAATCTGCGATGCCGCAGGGTTGCACGATGAAGCCCTTGGAATTTTTAACTCTATGGTGCAAGAATACAACCTAGAAACATCCCAAGAGAATTTTGACTGCATCATCCGCCTCCTTACTGGTGCTGGCAGGATTTCTGAAGCACAGCGCTTTGCTGACCTGAAATCTACTCTGTTTAATTTACCAACTCCAGTTTTGAACTCTGAACAGGATTGA
- the LOC136508136 gene encoding putative methyltransferase At1g22800, mitochondrial isoform X3 yields the protein MIQCRLALQPDGLFLAAILGGEALKELRIACTVAQMEREGGISPRMSPLAQVRDAGNLLTRAGFTLPGVDVDQYTVKYNNALEFVEHLRAMGETNALFQRNPVLKRDTALATAAIYQSMFGLEDGSIPATFQVIYMTGWREHPSQQKTKRRGSATISFSDIQKQFGPSEN from the exons ATGATACAG TGTAGGCTAGCGTTGCAACCTGATGGCCTTTTTCTGGCAGCAATTCTTGGTGGAGAAGCACTGAA ggaGCTTAGAATTGCATGCACAGTTGCTCAAATGGAACGCGAAGGAGGCATCAGTCCTCGAATGTCCCCTTTAGCACAA GTCCGTGATGCAGGAAACCTTTTGACAAGGGCAGGTTTCACCCTTCCAGGAGTTGATGTTGATCAGTATACCGTTAAATACAATAATG CTTTGGAATTTGTTGAACATCTTAGAGCAATGGGGGAAACAAATGCTCTCTTTCAAAGAAATCCT GTGTTGAAAAGGGATACAGCCTTGGCAACGGCAGCAATTTACCAGTCAATGTTTGGGTTAGAAGACGGATCTATTCCTGCAACCTTTCAA GTAATTTACATGACTGGCTGGAGGGAGCATCCATCACAGCAAAAGACTAAGAGAAGGGGTTCTGCGACCATATCATTCAGTGATATACAGAAACAATTTGGTCCCAGTGAGAACTGA
- the LOC136508135 gene encoding probable serine/threonine-protein kinase At1g09600 isoform X1 — MVRVLLLPKRLARKTAKIGLSAINSFKKKALHLMGCLCSKGTKDDANATSGRRTPSRKSDSAADAVSNNGGTAVLNAKTKEKLSGGEKVVVALDARISSGNNAELKGLSGEHVVTGWPSWLINVAPKAVEGWLPRRADSFEKLAKIGQGTYSIVYKARDLESGKIVALKKVRFVNMDPESVRFMAREIHILRRLDHPNVIKLEGIVTSRVSQNLYLVFEYMEHDLAGLVATPGLKLTEPQIKCFVQQLLHGLDHCHKNGILHRDIKGSNLLIDSNGILKIGDFGLAISYDPNNPQPLTSRVVTLWYRPPELLLGATEYGAAVDMWSTGCIVAELFASKPIMPGRTEVEQIHKIFKLCGSPSENYCKKSKVPETAMFKPQQQYRRCVTETLKDLPPSAVLLIDSLLSLEPEVRGTAASALQSDFFRNKPLACDPSSLPKLPPSKEYDVRLRQEEARRQRNVALGGRGAESIKPGNENHVASRAIDIAAEVKQPTHNTSKSTCEKFNTEDSVPGFRVEPRALPTSMQVPECGTTWNNTGGYADHRSVLGRVYSSVRVARKKGSSNSNIPQYDAADLRNGIEITDHNQQADRPVSSQKDQQEDHGRKYKRIHYSGPLMPPGGNIDEMLKEHERHIQEAVRKARLSKGSK, encoded by the exons ATGGTCAGAGTTCTGCTCCTCCCCAAG AGATTAGCAAGAAAAACTGCAAAAATTGGTCTCAGTGCAATTAACTCGTTCAAGAAGAAGGCATTGCATCTTATGGGCTGCCTTTGCTCCAAAGGCACCAAAGATGATGCCAATGCCACTTCTGGACGCAGAACACCATCAAGGAAAAGTGACTCTGCTGCTGATGCAGTTTCGAACAATGGCGGTACAGCAGTGCTTAATGCAAAGACCAAAGAAAAATTGTCTGGTGGAGAAAAAGTAGTAGTAGCTTTAGATGCTAGGATCAGCAGTGGTAACAATGCAGAGTTGAAGGGGCTCTCTGGTGAGCATGTAGTTACTGGTTGGCCATCTTGGCTCATAAATGTGGCACCTAAAGCAGTAGAAGGCTGGTTGCCTCGGCGAGCAGATTCATTTGAGAAATTGGCCAAG ATTGGGCAAGGAACTTACAGTATTGTGTATAAAGCCCGGGATCTCGAATCTGGGAAGATTGTTGCACTAAAAAAGGTGCGGTTTGTCAACATGGATCCTGAAAGCGTGCGCTTTATGGCTAGAGAAATCCACATTCTTCGAAGACTGGATCATCCGAATGTCATAAAGCTTGAAGGGATTGTAACATCTCGTGTGTCGCAGAACCTCTACCTTGTCTTCGAGTACATGGAACATGACCTTGCCGGTCTTGTTGCAACTCCAGGCCTCAAGCTCACTGAGCCGCAG ATAAAATGCTTCGTTCAGCAGCTGCTTCATGGCCTCGATCATTGCCACAAAAACGGGATTCTACATAGGGATATCAAAGGCTCAAACCTATTAATTGACAGCAATGGAATACTCAAGATTGGAGACTTTGGCTTGGCAATATCATATGATCCCAACAATCCGCAACCACTGACAAGCCGTGTTGTGACATTATGGTACAGACCACCGGAGCTTTTGCTGGGTGCCACAGAGTATGGTGCTGCGGTGGATATGTGGAGCACAGGATGCATTGTGGCAGAATTGTTTGCTAGCAAACCAATCATGCCAGGAAGAACTGAG GTGGAGCAAATTCACAAGATCTTTAAGCTATGTGGCTCCCCAAGTGAgaattattgcaagaaatcaaAGGTGCCAGAAACAGCAATGTTCAAGCCTCAGCAGCAATATAGGCGGTGTGTTACCGAGACTCTCAAAGATTTACCCCCTTCAGCTGTACTTCTCATAGACTCATTGCTTTCACTAGAACCAGAAGTTCGTGGAACAGCCGCCTCAGCTCTTCAAAGTGAT TTTTTCAGAAACAAACCACTTGCTTGCGACCCTTCAAGCCTTCCAAAACTCCCACCAAGCAAAGAGTATGATGTTAGACTTAGGCAAGAAGAAGCGAGGAG GCAAAGAAATGTGGCACTTGGCGGGCGAGGAGCTGAATCTATCAAACCTGGAAATGAGAATCATGTAGCCAGTCGCGCCATTGATATTGCTGCTGAAGTTAAG CAACCCACACATAACACTTCGAAGAGCACCTGTGAGAAGTTCAACACCGAGGACAGTGTGCCAGGGTTCCGGGTAGAGCCGCGGGCATTGCCAACCTCAATGCAGGTTCCTGAATGTGGAACCACATGGAATAACACGGGGGGTTACGCCGATCATCGTTCGGTTCTCGGTCGTGTTTACAGCTCTGTTCGTGTTGCGAGGAAGAAAGgatcatcaaattcaaatataCCACAGTATGACGCTGCAGATTTGAGGAATGGTATTGAGATTACTGATCACAACCAGCAAGCAGATAGGCCTGTCTCTTCTCAGAAGGACCAGCAGGAG GACCATGGAAGAAAGTACAAAAGGATCCACTACTCTGGGCCATTGATGCCACCAGGTGGGAACATCGATGAGATGCTCAAGGAGCATGAGAGGCACATCCAAGAAGCGGTGCGCAAAGCGCGCCTCTCTAAGGGAAGCAAATAG
- the LOC136508136 gene encoding putative methyltransferase At1g22800, mitochondrial isoform X2: MMDMSADMVKKWRESENATGDEPETHFVVGDEEFLPIKESSQDLIISCLGLHWTNDLPGAMIQCRLALQPDGLFLAAILGGEALKELRIACTVAQMEREGGISPRMSPLAQVRDAGNLLTRAGFTLPGVDVDQYTVKYNNALEFVEHLRAMGETNALFQRNPVLKRDTALATAAIYQSMFG, from the exons ATGATGGACATGTCAGCCGACATGGTGAAGAAGTGGCGAGAGTCAGAGAATGCCACTGGTGACGAACCTGAGACGCACTTTGTTGTCGGTGATGAGGAGTTCCTTCCAATCAAAGAGAG TTCACAGGATTTGATAATAAGCTGTCTTGGACTTCATTGGACAAATGATCTACCTGGAGCAATGATACAG TGTAGGCTAGCGTTGCAACCTGATGGCCTTTTTCTGGCAGCAATTCTTGGTGGAGAAGCACTGAA ggaGCTTAGAATTGCATGCACAGTTGCTCAAATGGAACGCGAAGGAGGCATCAGTCCTCGAATGTCCCCTTTAGCACAA GTCCGTGATGCAGGAAACCTTTTGACAAGGGCAGGTTTCACCCTTCCAGGAGTTGATGTTGATCAGTATACCGTTAAATACAATAATG CTTTGGAATTTGTTGAACATCTTAGAGCAATGGGGGAAACAAATGCTCTCTTTCAAAGAAATCCT GTGTTGAAAAGGGATACAGCCTTGGCAACGGCAGCAATTTACCAGTCAATGTTTGG GTAA